In Edaphobacter dinghuensis, a genomic segment contains:
- a CDS encoding enoyl-ACP reductase FabI, protein MIDLKGKVAVVFGLANKRSIAWGIAQKLSEAGASLAICYQNERLQRDAEELAADLPNARTFQCDVSIDADIDKVFEQLKSAYGKLDILVHSIGFAPNIKNTVLQTTREDFRVAHDISAYSLIALARAAEPLMTEGGSILTLTYYGSTKVFPNYNIMGVAKAALEAAVRYLAADLGNKKIRVNSISAGPIKTLAARGISDFTQILNAVEQRGPLHRNVEVAEVGNTALFLTSDLSSGITGEITFVDCGYNITGL, encoded by the coding sequence ATGATCGATCTCAAAGGCAAAGTAGCCGTCGTCTTCGGCCTCGCCAACAAGCGCAGCATCGCCTGGGGCATCGCCCAGAAGCTCTCCGAAGCCGGCGCGTCGCTCGCCATCTGCTACCAGAACGAGCGCCTTCAGCGCGACGCCGAAGAACTTGCCGCCGATCTGCCCAACGCACGTACCTTCCAGTGCGATGTCTCCATCGACGCCGACATCGACAAAGTCTTCGAACAACTCAAGTCCGCCTACGGCAAGCTCGATATCCTCGTCCACTCCATCGGCTTTGCGCCCAACATCAAGAACACCGTCCTCCAGACGACTCGCGAGGACTTCCGCGTGGCGCACGACATCAGCGCCTACTCGCTCATCGCGCTGGCCCGCGCCGCAGAGCCGCTGATGACCGAAGGCGGTTCGATCCTTACCCTGACTTACTACGGCTCAACCAAGGTCTTCCCCAACTACAACATCATGGGCGTCGCCAAGGCCGCACTCGAAGCAGCCGTCCGCTATCTCGCCGCCGATCTCGGCAACAAGAAGATCCGTGTCAACTCTATCTCCGCCGGTCCCATCAAGACCCTCGCCGCTCGCGGTATCAGCGACTTCACCCAAATCCTTAATGCCGTCGAACAGCGCGGCCCGCTTCACCGTAACGTTGAAGTCGCCGAAGTCGGGAACACAGCACTCTTCCTTACCAGCGACCTCTCCAGCGGAATCACGGGCGAAATCACCTTCGTCGATTGCGGCTATAACATCACTGGACTCTAA
- a CDS encoding GGDEF domain-containing protein has translation MSLLSWIDNRTLIGCQILTSSVLALVFLGMKHTHPRLRGARTFSLGFAVGVVGCCLFIARGAISDLASVVLANALILSAFALFYQGLLRFFDDQRRIWLAFVWAVIALSVPPMIYYTLVHQETVPRIIICEAAIFPIRLLMTIELFRYARDRSLLKLFAAIMAAYTLMGVARVVLTLLYGSPADFMQRNLIQSSVLVINVILVCIIGLFFLLMLSGELMDALESQSFEDLVSGALNRRGIEQKLAIELGSAKRTRMAPSIALIDLDHFKAINDTQGHAAGDKALREVAHAISSRLRDYDYVGRYGGDEFLLVLPQVSYQDTTKIIERIQQAIRALPHPRPELPITLSIGVTQAVPFESAEVILARADAALYEAKRAGRNCCRVIPPTVDVEIPAAVTAPNNPS, from the coding sequence ATGTCTCTGCTTTCGTGGATCGACAATCGGACTCTGATCGGCTGTCAGATACTCACAAGCAGCGTGCTCGCTCTCGTCTTTCTTGGCATGAAGCACACGCACCCTCGCCTGCGCGGCGCACGGACATTTTCACTTGGCTTTGCCGTTGGAGTCGTCGGCTGCTGCCTGTTTATCGCTCGGGGCGCAATCTCCGATCTTGCATCGGTTGTCCTCGCCAATGCTCTGATCCTCTCGGCGTTTGCCCTGTTCTACCAAGGTCTGCTTCGCTTCTTCGACGACCAGCGCAGAATCTGGCTCGCCTTCGTCTGGGCCGTGATCGCTCTCTCGGTCCCGCCGATGATTTACTACACCCTTGTTCATCAGGAGACCGTCCCGCGCATCATCATCTGCGAAGCCGCCATCTTTCCTATCCGGCTTCTCATGACCATCGAGCTCTTCCGCTACGCCCGTGATCGATCGCTGCTGAAGCTCTTCGCCGCCATTATGGCTGCCTACACGCTGATGGGTGTGGCCCGCGTCGTACTCACGTTGCTCTACGGCTCGCCCGCCGATTTTATGCAGCGGAACCTCATACAAAGCTCCGTTCTTGTCATCAACGTAATTCTTGTCTGCATCATCGGGCTCTTCTTTCTGCTTATGTTAAGCGGAGAGCTCATGGACGCCCTTGAAAGCCAGTCCTTCGAGGACCTTGTCTCCGGCGCGCTCAACCGGCGCGGCATCGAGCAGAAGCTCGCCATCGAACTCGGCTCTGCCAAGCGCACACGCATGGCTCCCTCGATCGCCCTCATCGACCTCGACCACTTCAAGGCCATCAACGACACGCAAGGCCACGCGGCCGGCGACAAAGCGCTTCGCGAGGTAGCTCATGCCATCTCTTCCCGCCTGCGCGACTACGATTACGTCGGCCGCTATGGTGGCGATGAGTTTCTTCTTGTGCTTCCCCAGGTCAGCTATCAAGACACAACAAAGATTATTGAACGCATCCAACAAGCCATTCGCGCACTCCCGCACCCTCGGCCGGAGCTTCCCATCACCCTCAGCATCGGCGTCACGCAGGCTGTGCCGTTCGAGTCAGCGGAGGTCATTCTCGCCCGCGCCGACGCCGCTCTTTACGAAGCGAAACGTGCCGGACGCAACTGCTGCCGTGTGATTCCGCCAACTGTCGATGTAGAAATTCCCGCAGCGGTTACAGCGCCGAACAATCCCAGCTAG
- a CDS encoding EVE domain-containing protein yields MPYLLKTEPNKYSYDDLLRDGETTWDGISNNQALLYLRGMKPGEKLVIYHSNIGKAAIGTAKVVSVDATDPKNPNVRIKPVKRLKHEKSLDDIRQSAVFKDSILFRQFRLSVVPLTDAQYDWLTLS; encoded by the coding sequence ATGCCATACCTTCTGAAGACCGAACCGAACAAGTACTCCTACGACGATCTCCTGCGCGACGGCGAGACCACATGGGACGGCATCTCGAACAATCAGGCCCTGCTCTACCTGCGCGGCATGAAGCCCGGTGAAAAGCTGGTCATCTACCACTCCAACATCGGCAAGGCCGCCATCGGCACGGCCAAGGTCGTCTCGGTCGATGCCACCGATCCTAAAAATCCGAACGTCCGCATCAAGCCGGTCAAACGGCTGAAGCACGAGAAGTCGCTCGACGACATTCGCCAGTCCGCCGTCTTCAAGGACTCGATCCTCTTTCGCCAGTTCCGCCTCTCCGTCGTGCCTCTGACCGACGCCCAGTACGACTGGCTCACGCTCTCTTAG
- a CDS encoding DUF1569 domain-containing protein — MKNLFEPATVEEIKERMSHLRPDSERLWGKMNASQAVAHCTRGMELATGDRRPPRMPVGRVIGWIIKPIAFKESEPMRRNSPTVPELIVDDERDLAVEREQLNRIIDRFAAAGPEGCTSHPHSFFGKLTPEEWSAWMYKHLDHHLRQFGA; from the coding sequence GTGAAGAACCTTTTTGAACCAGCGACGGTGGAAGAGATCAAGGAGCGGATGTCGCATCTGAGGCCGGACAGCGAGCGTTTATGGGGCAAGATGAACGCGTCGCAGGCGGTAGCGCACTGCACGCGAGGGATGGAGCTGGCTACCGGTGACAGGCGTCCGCCGCGGATGCCGGTGGGGCGAGTCATCGGTTGGATCATCAAGCCGATAGCATTCAAGGAAAGTGAACCCATGCGGCGGAACTCGCCGACGGTTCCAGAACTGATTGTGGACGATGAACGGGACCTGGCGGTGGAGCGGGAGCAGTTGAACAGGATTATTGACCGGTTTGCCGCAGCCGGGCCAGAGGGATGTACGAGCCATCCGCACAGTTTTTTTGGAAAGCTGACGCCGGAGGAGTGGTCGGCGTGGATGTACAAGCATCTGGATCATCATCTGCGGCAGTTTGGGGCCTGA
- the murI gene encoding glutamate racemase: MTEKPAKLLPPNPTIGVFDSGFGGLTVLRDLLPLIPGARYIYLGDTARLPYGSKSRETIARYAVSSAKFLEEQGADLLCIACNTASALALEDIKQAMPIPVVGVIQPGAEAALATSEASPSTPKSVLVLATTATTQSHAYAQSLNALGLAATEKACPLLVPLVEEGWIDHHVTAEVLRIYLNEAFAEAPNAQTLLLGCTHYPLLQPLIERTLAELNHPMTIIDSAAATAADVAAYFPPNPNGAPATSRFYATDSIEKFQRLGSAFLNQPVSEVHLLDLGG, from the coding sequence ATGACCGAAAAGCCAGCAAAGCTCCTTCCCCCCAATCCCACCATCGGCGTCTTCGACTCCGGCTTCGGCGGCCTCACCGTCCTGCGCGATCTGCTACCCCTCATCCCCGGCGCGCGCTACATCTACCTCGGCGACACCGCCCGCCTGCCCTACGGCTCCAAGTCCCGTGAGACCATCGCCCGCTACGCCGTCTCCAGCGCAAAGTTTCTCGAAGAACAAGGCGCCGACCTGCTCTGCATCGCCTGCAACACCGCCAGCGCCCTCGCCCTCGAAGACATCAAGCAGGCCATGCCCATCCCCGTCGTAGGCGTCATCCAACCCGGAGCCGAAGCCGCCCTCGCTACTTCGGAAGCCTCTCCCTCGACTCCAAAATCAGTCCTAGTCCTCGCCACCACCGCCACCACCCAATCTCACGCCTACGCCCAATCGCTCAACGCCCTCGGCCTCGCCGCCACCGAAAAGGCCTGCCCACTGCTCGTCCCCTTGGTCGAAGAAGGCTGGATCGACCACCACGTCACCGCCGAAGTCCTCCGCATCTATCTCAACGAAGCCTTCGCCGAAGCTCCCAACGCCCAAACCCTCCTGCTCGGCTGCACCCACTACCCTCTGCTCCAGCCGCTCATCGAGCGCACCCTCGCCGAGCTCAACCACCCCATGACCATCATCGACTCCGCCGCCGCCACCGCCGCCGACGTAGCCGCATACTTCCCACCCAACCCCAACGGCGCACCGGCCACCAGCCGCTTCTACGCGACCGACTCGATTGAAAAATTCCAGCGCCTCGGCTCCGCCTTCCTCAACCAGCCGGTCAGCGAGGTCCACCTGCTCGATCTGGGCGGCTAG
- a CDS encoding GerMN domain-containing protein, with product MIPRYQRILFWSLVGGIFLMAAFLIHGCRQAHKRLTALNDATPIAAPTTASTQDVTLYLANDADGSIAPDQQQIALPQDPTLRARALLDHLLGEYSLPTSAHVLQSGPAVDDVFFLPLPITTPTPTNTLSETTGLPEQQKAAPTHSTKPTGELAVVNLHGSFVENHPSGIQVENLTLLSIIGTLHAAFPQLTEVRFLVDGQPHDTLAGHADLKRIYPAIDTTTTPTPPQPEAAPNPQETP from the coding sequence ATGATCCCCCGCTACCAGCGCATCCTCTTCTGGAGCCTCGTCGGCGGCATCTTTCTCATGGCCGCCTTCCTCATTCACGGCTGCCGACAGGCACATAAGCGCCTCACCGCGCTCAACGACGCCACCCCCATCGCCGCGCCCACCACCGCCAGCACGCAGGACGTCACCCTCTACCTCGCCAACGACGCCGACGGCTCCATCGCGCCCGACCAGCAGCAGATCGCCCTGCCGCAAGATCCAACCCTCCGCGCCCGCGCCCTGCTCGATCATCTGCTCGGCGAATACTCCCTCCCCACCTCCGCTCACGTCCTGCAAAGCGGCCCCGCCGTCGATGACGTCTTCTTTCTCCCGTTGCCCATCACCACGCCAACGCCGACCAACACCCTCAGCGAAACCACCGGCCTACCCGAACAACAAAAAGCCGCTCCTACCCACTCCACAAAACCAACCGGCGAACTGGCCGTCGTCAATCTTCACGGCTCCTTCGTAGAGAACCACCCCTCCGGCATCCAGGTCGAAAACCTCACACTGCTCTCCATCATCGGAACCCTCCACGCCGCCTTCCCTCAACTCACCGAGGTCCGTTTCCTCGTCGACGGCCAGCCCCACGACACCCTCGCCGGCCACGCCGACCTCAAGCGCATCTATCCCGCCATCGACACCACGACAACCCCCACACCACCCCAGCCCGAAGCCGCACCCAACCCACAGGAAACACCCTAG
- a CDS encoding N-acetylmuramoyl-L-alanine amidase family protein, with product MTPPRKQFAAAILLSLSSLVSLAQTPQPAQPQAPKPPLTVPFTPKRTLVLIDPAHGGPDTGAHLPNDLLEKDITLAFNNRLRALLSANNFAVISTRTSDPAAAFTTDQRAEIANHDHPAVCLILHATSSGSGIHLFTSTLTPPAHPTRILHWNTAQAASVPDSRLIANQIGVSLLQAKLPVILEQASVPPLDNLICPAIAIELAPLANGSATPTPVSDPSYQQRAAQAIVAALAQWRTETTATPDGAAQ from the coding sequence TTGACTCCTCCCCGGAAGCAATTCGCCGCCGCCATCCTGCTCAGCCTCAGCAGCCTCGTGTCCCTCGCCCAAACCCCTCAGCCAGCCCAACCCCAAGCCCCAAAGCCTCCACTGACAGTTCCCTTCACGCCCAAGCGCACCCTAGTCCTCATCGACCCCGCCCACGGAGGCCCCGATACCGGAGCCCACCTCCCCAACGACCTCCTCGAAAAAGACATCACCCTCGCCTTCAACAACCGGCTCCGTGCCCTGCTCTCCGCGAACAACTTCGCCGTCATCTCCACCCGTACCTCCGACCCCGCCGCCGCCTTCACCACCGACCAGCGCGCCGAGATCGCCAACCACGACCACCCCGCCGTCTGCCTCATCCTCCACGCCACCAGCAGCGGCTCCGGCATCCACCTCTTCACCTCTACCCTCACGCCGCCAGCACATCCCACCCGCATCCTCCACTGGAACACCGCTCAGGCCGCCTCCGTCCCCGATAGCCGCCTCATCGCCAACCAGATCGGCGTCTCCCTCCTCCAGGCCAAGCTCCCCGTCATCCTCGAACAGGCCTCCGTCCCTCCGCTCGATAACCTCATCTGCCCCGCCATCGCCATCGAGCTGGCACCGCTGGCCAACGGATCGGCGACCCCCACTCCCGTCTCCGACCCCAGCTACCAGCAGCGAGCAGCACAAGCCATCGTCGCCGCCCTCGCCCAGTGGCGTACCGAAACCACAGCTACCCCCGACGGAGCCGCGCAATGA
- a CDS encoding DUF1015 domain-containing protein yields the protein MARIYPFRALRYDTSRVKMEDVVTQPYDKITPAMQERYYETSPYNLIRVILGKQFPTDTDEENCYTRAAETLRDWRKENILREEAEPALYGYSQTYTVPHTDEVRERRGFIALGHLYDYADKVVYRHEQTFPKHKSDRLSLFKATRAYCEQIYMLYSDPAFTAEKLIFDSGSPADLAITDEYGVVHKVWKLTDPQLINLIVTAMADKKLIIADGHHRYETSVAYAKERSAQLQLPLNQPYPPMNEDSKLGTGHLPVPAFPEAAMMMTFVNMEAPGITILPTHRVVYDIPEFSSPDFITKASAFFDIEELDSPDVSILAKTPGVAIVAATGDGNYLLKAKKEVIAKELANIPARQAQLDVVQLHSIILDRILGLSSDTITKLGNVRFIREVDEAVGLVTSGEADVAFLIKPITLDQLKDVSLSMDVMPQKSTDFYPKLLSGLAIYALD from the coding sequence ATGGCCCGCATCTACCCCTTCCGCGCCCTTCGTTACGACACCTCCCGCGTCAAGATGGAGGACGTCGTCACCCAGCCCTACGACAAGATCACCCCGGCCATGCAGGAACGCTACTACGAGACCAGCCCCTACAACCTCATCCGCGTCATCCTCGGCAAGCAGTTCCCCACCGACACCGACGAAGAGAACTGCTACACCCGCGCCGCCGAGACCCTCCGCGACTGGCGCAAGGAGAACATCCTCCGCGAAGAGGCCGAGCCTGCCCTCTACGGCTACTCCCAGACCTATACCGTCCCCCACACCGACGAGGTACGCGAGCGCCGCGGCTTCATCGCCTTAGGCCATCTCTACGACTACGCCGACAAGGTCGTCTACCGCCACGAGCAGACCTTCCCCAAGCACAAGTCCGACCGCCTGAGCCTCTTCAAGGCCACCCGCGCCTACTGCGAGCAGATCTACATGCTCTACTCCGACCCAGCCTTCACCGCCGAAAAGCTCATCTTCGATAGCGGCTCCCCCGCCGACCTCGCCATCACCGACGAGTACGGCGTCGTCCACAAGGTCTGGAAGCTCACCGATCCGCAGCTCATCAACCTCATCGTCACCGCCATGGCCGACAAAAAGCTCATCATCGCCGACGGCCACCACCGCTACGAGACCTCCGTCGCCTACGCCAAGGAGCGCTCTGCCCAGCTCCAGCTTCCGCTCAACCAGCCCTACCCGCCCATGAACGAGGACTCGAAGCTCGGCACCGGCCACCTGCCCGTCCCGGCCTTCCCCGAAGCGGCCATGATGATGACCTTCGTCAACATGGAGGCCCCCGGCATCACCATCCTGCCGACCCACCGCGTGGTCTATGACATCCCCGAGTTCAGCTCGCCCGACTTCATCACCAAGGCCTCAGCCTTCTTCGACATCGAAGAGCTCGACTCCCCCGACGTCAGCATCCTCGCCAAAACTCCCGGCGTGGCCATCGTTGCCGCCACCGGAGACGGCAACTATCTGCTCAAGGCCAAAAAGGAAGTCATCGCCAAGGAACTGGCCAACATCCCCGCGCGTCAGGCCCAGCTCGACGTCGTTCAGCTCCACTCCATCATCCTCGATCGCATCCTCGGCCTCAGTTCTGACACCATCACCAAGCTGGGCAACGTCCGCTTCATCCGCGAAGTCGACGAGGCGGTGGGCCTGGTCACCAGCGGCGAAGCCGACGTGGCTTTCCTCATCAAGCCCATCACCCTCGACCAGCTCAAGGACGTCTCCCTCTCCATGGACGTCATGCCGCAGAAGTCCACCGACTTCTACCCCAAACTCCTCAGCGGCCTCGCCATCTACGCCCTCGACTAA
- a CDS encoding VWA domain-containing protein, with amino-acid sequence MLCALGWGGVGWAQENPLDQVQTPAPPPPKKSPEDAKPVVEGAENVAAHATSRRNSRIRVDVNLVLVPMTVTDPMNRLVTGLDKENFQIFDDNVGQTIKSFSTDDAPVSIGVVFDLSGSMESKFMRSQKALTEFLRTSNPKDEFFVVGFNDRPAVIVDYTSEVDDVEARMVMLKPEKRTALIDAVYLAVDKLKEAKYDRKALLIISDGGDNRSRYTEGELRRAVRESDVQIYSIGIFDAYAPTPEEQLGPLLLADMCDATGGRMFRVNDVSELGDIAARISAELRNEYVIGYTPSVLKRDGNWRKLKVRLLPPPGLPPLTVHNRQGYYAPSE; translated from the coding sequence ATGCTTTGTGCTCTGGGTTGGGGCGGTGTGGGATGGGCGCAGGAGAATCCGCTGGACCAGGTGCAGACGCCGGCACCGCCTCCGCCGAAGAAGTCGCCGGAAGATGCGAAGCCGGTGGTGGAAGGCGCTGAGAATGTGGCCGCCCACGCTACTTCGCGCCGAAACTCGCGGATTCGCGTGGACGTGAACCTGGTGCTGGTTCCGATGACGGTGACCGACCCGATGAACCGTCTGGTGACGGGGCTGGACAAGGAGAACTTTCAGATCTTCGACGACAACGTGGGGCAGACGATCAAGAGCTTTTCGACCGATGACGCTCCGGTGTCGATTGGGGTGGTCTTTGATCTGAGCGGCAGCATGGAGTCGAAGTTCATGCGCTCACAAAAGGCGCTGACGGAGTTTCTGCGTACGTCAAACCCGAAGGACGAGTTTTTTGTGGTGGGGTTCAACGACCGGCCAGCGGTGATCGTTGACTACACCTCGGAGGTGGACGATGTTGAGGCGCGGATGGTGATGCTGAAGCCGGAGAAGCGGACGGCACTGATCGATGCGGTCTATCTGGCGGTGGACAAGCTGAAAGAGGCGAAGTACGACCGCAAGGCGCTGCTGATTATTTCCGACGGCGGCGACAACCGTAGCCGGTATACGGAGGGCGAGCTGCGGCGGGCGGTGCGGGAGAGCGATGTGCAGATCTATTCGATTGGGATATTCGACGCGTATGCGCCGACTCCCGAGGAACAACTGGGGCCGTTGCTGTTGGCGGATATGTGCGATGCTACCGGCGGCAGGATGTTTCGTGTGAACGATGTGTCGGAGCTGGGAGATATCGCTGCACGGATCAGCGCGGAGCTGCGGAACGAATATGTCATCGGATATACGCCATCGGTGCTGAAACGTGATGGGAACTGGCGTAAATTGAAGGTACGATTGCTTCCACCGCCGGGGCTTCCCCCGCTGACGGTGCACAATCGCCAGGGGTACTATGCACCTTCGGAGTAA
- a CDS encoding VWA domain-containing protein, translating to MHLRSNRFWPLALAAGMLMVGAGTVGAWAQKASTAQSQSTAQPPLTVDRDPVPSPDPETQAAPAEGAPQGIPQQTIEKGAHGAYTLRENAYEVRLNATVVDGSGRSIQTLTKDAFHVYEDGVPQTISSFRHEDLPVSLGILIDSSGSMYDKRAAVEEASLDLVKLSNPEDEAFVVDFSWEAFIDQDFTSDINKLQKGLDYIKSSGGTALYDALVASADYTAKNAKHPKQVLLVITDGEDNASTATLEQTIRRIQDIDGPVIYSIGLLFGQDTDKREARHARRVLEALSEETGGVAYFPKSVQDVDEIAAEVAKDIRTQYTIAYHSTKSPTLGGYRQVHVEAKEKGFSRLSVRTRAGYFPKVADETKSEKGLTDPGKRQQ from the coding sequence ATGCACCTTCGGAGTAACCGGTTTTGGCCGCTGGCGTTGGCGGCAGGAATGTTGATGGTGGGAGCTGGCACGGTGGGTGCGTGGGCTCAAAAGGCTTCGACTGCGCAATCGCAGAGCACCGCTCAACCGCCGCTTACGGTGGACCGCGACCCGGTGCCGTCGCCGGACCCGGAGACGCAGGCCGCTCCGGCAGAGGGAGCGCCGCAGGGGATTCCGCAGCAGACGATTGAGAAGGGCGCGCACGGAGCGTATACGCTTCGCGAGAATGCGTATGAGGTGCGTCTTAATGCGACTGTGGTGGATGGCAGCGGACGCTCGATCCAGACGCTGACGAAAGATGCTTTTCATGTCTACGAAGATGGGGTTCCGCAGACGATCTCGTCGTTCCGGCATGAGGATTTGCCGGTCTCGCTGGGAATTTTGATCGACAGTTCGGGGTCGATGTACGACAAGCGTGCAGCGGTCGAAGAGGCTTCGCTCGATCTGGTGAAGTTGTCGAACCCGGAGGATGAGGCGTTCGTAGTGGACTTCTCGTGGGAGGCGTTCATCGACCAGGACTTTACCAGCGACATTAATAAGCTGCAGAAGGGATTGGACTATATCAAGTCCAGCGGCGGAACGGCGCTTTATGACGCGCTGGTGGCCTCGGCGGACTACACGGCGAAGAATGCGAAGCATCCCAAGCAGGTGCTGCTGGTGATTACGGACGGCGAGGACAATGCCTCGACGGCGACACTGGAGCAGACGATTCGCAGGATTCAGGATATCGACGGGCCGGTGATCTACAGCATTGGTCTGCTGTTTGGGCAGGATACGGACAAGCGTGAGGCGCGTCATGCGCGCAGGGTGCTGGAGGCGCTGTCGGAGGAGACGGGCGGGGTGGCTTACTTCCCCAAGTCGGTGCAGGATGTGGACGAGATTGCGGCCGAGGTCGCAAAAGATATCCGGACGCAATATACGATTGCGTATCACTCGACTAAGTCGCCGACACTGGGCGGATACCGGCAGGTGCATGTCGAGGCCAAGGAGAAGGGGTTCAGCAGGCTATCGGTGCGGACGCGGGCCGGGTACTTCCCCAAGGTGGCGGATGAGACGAAGAGTGAGAAGGGCTTGACCGATCCGGGGAAGCGACAGCAGTGA